A stretch of DNA from Leucobacter luti:
ATCAGGATCCGGAACGGATGGATCGGCCGGGCGAGCACGGCCAACACCCACAGCGCGATACCGGCGAGCGTGAGAGTCGATGCAGACTGCAGCTCGATTTCGCTGACATCCCCCAGCTGGGATGCTGCGATGTGAACCGCGATCAGCGCGAGCGTCACGATGAGGCCGGCAGGGATCGCAAACGCGAGCGAGCGCTTCAAGAATCCGGAGCGGTAGCGCGCAGTGTTTGGCATCAACGCAAGGAAGAACGCCGGGATGCCGATCGTGAGGCCATCGGTGATTGACAGCTGGCGCGGAAGGAACGGGAAGCTCCAGGCAAGCAGCCCGAATACGACAGCGATGGCGAACGCGTAGGTGGTCTTCGTGAGGAACAGCATCGACACGCGCTCGATATTTGCGATCACTCGGCGCCCTTCCGCCACAACGCCTGGCATCCGATCGAAGCGTCCGTCAAGCAGCACGAGGCGTGCGACCGCCTTTGTGGCCTGCGCCGCAGTGTCCATCGCGATCCCCAGATCGGCCTCCTTGATGGCGAGCGCGTCATTGACCCCGTCACCCGTCATCGCGACCACATGACCACGACGTTGGAGTGCGTGCACCATCGCGAGCTTCTGGCGCGGAGTTACCCGTCCGAACACGCGCTCGTGTTCCAGGATTTCGCCGAGCTCGTCGAGATCCTCCGGCAGCGTTCGGGCGTCGCGCCCCTCTGGGCAGTCAAGCCCCACCGCACGAGCGACGGCAGCGACAGTGCGCGGATCATCACCGGATATGACCCGGACGCCAACGCCCTGTTCGGCGAAATAGCGCAGGGTTTGAGCTGCGTCATCACGGACCTGCTCGCGGAACGTGAGGAGCGCGACCGGGAGAAGCGCAGCGGGCAGTTCAGCGCGTTCACTGGCAGCGGGACGCTCGGTGCTGTGCGCGAGGATCAAGGTACGGGCGCCCGATTCCGCGAGGTGCCCGGCCTCGGCGAGTGCATCAGTAATCCGCTGGTCGGAATCCCCGCTGTCGTGAAAGACGAACTCCGGCGCGCCAAGCACCCACGTACCGGGCGCCGGCACGGTGTCATCGGGGCACTCCGCCACGATCAGCCCGCTCCACTTGCGCGCGGAATCGAATGGAATGATCTCCGGGTCGACCGGTGCTTGCGCCTCACCAAAGGGTTCCGCAAGACAGCGGGCAGTACCGTTCGCGTCTGGAGCACTGCCCATGTGGCCGAGCACTCCCTCCCAGCCGTCGACGTTTCGGAGCCCGATCACGCGGTCGAACATCATCTCGCCCGTCGTGAGCGTCCCCGTCTTATCGAGGCAGAGGGCATCGACGCGCGCGAGTCCTTCAACTGCGGGCAATTCCTGGATCAGCACCTGACGCTGAGCGAGAGCGACTCCGCTGACGGCAAACGCGATACTCGTAACGAGTACGAGGCCGAGCGGCACCATCGCGATGACCGCTGCGACTGCGCCCACAACCGCCTCGCGCCAAGCTCCGCTCGCGATCGCAACTCCCCAGCCGCCCTGCGCTTGCATTTGGCCGTTTGCCACGATCAAGATCATGGGAGCAAGCGCCCAGGTGACCCATTTCAGCAGCCGATCAATGCTGCTGCGGAGCTCAGACCGCACCAACGAGAATTTCCTGGCCTCGGCGGTGAGCTGTGCCGCGTAGGAATCGGCGCCAACACGGATGACCTCAGCGGTACCAGTGCCACCAACGACGCTTGAGCCAGACAAGACCTCGTCATCAGCCCGCTTACGAATCGCGTCAGACTCGCCGGTAAGCAACGATTCATCGACTTCCAGGCCACTCGGTCCCGCGTGATCTGTGTCGACGACACGCGCGTCGGCGGTGACCTGGTCTCCTGTGCGCAGCACCAGGAAATCACCCAGCACAACACGCTCGAGCGGGATCTCGACACTGACTCCGTCGCGCAGCACTCTGGCCGTTGGCGCGTTCAGCACCGCGAGTCGATCAAGTGTCCGTTTCGCAGTGAACTCCTGCACCACACCGATCACTGTGTTGAACAGGGCAGGGAGTCCGAACAGTGCATCCTGCCAGCGCCCCAGGGCTAACAGCACCCCGAATCCGGCAAACACGATCCCGTTGAACAGTGTGAAGACGTTGGCCGCAAGGATCTCCCACAGCGAGCGACTGGAGCCGTTCGGAGTCGCGTTGCCCTGACCAGCGGCGAATCGGCGCTCGGCCTCGGTGGTGGTCAAACCCCGGTTCCCCGTCAACATCATGCGCCCAGCCTAGGAGACACCCGGGTTGCGATGCGGGGTTTTGTGGGACATTCGGGGGTTCCTGCAGCAGATTTCTGGGTAACCAGAAGCGCGCACCCGTGCAATACGGGTGCGCGCAGTGGTGCAGAACGGCGGATCGGCTATGCGCTTGCGGGCGCCGCGGCCTTCAGCATGTAGCCAGCACCGCGCACAGTGTGCAGCATCGGCGGACGGCCAGCATCGACCTTTTTGCGCAGGTAGGAGATGTACAGCTCCACCACAGTCGACTTGCCTGAGAAGTCGTAGGCCCAGACGCGATCGAGGATCTGCGCTTTCGAGAGCACACGGTTCGGATTGCGCATCAGATAGCGCAGCAATTCGAACTCAGTGTTGGTGACGGTGATCGGCTCACCGGCGCGCTCCACCTCGTAGCTATCCTCGTTCAGCGTGAGATCGCCCACGCGCAGGATCGGGTCCGGGTGCTGCGACAGTGTGAGTTGCGAGCGACGCACGAGGCCGCGCAGGCGCGCGATCAGCTCTTCCAGGCTAAAGGGCTTCACCACGTAGTCGTCGCCACCTGCGGTGAGCCCGTTGACACGATCCTCGACGGAGTCGAGCGCAGTCAGGAACAACACGGGGAACATTTCCCCGGCCGCGCGAATCCGGGAGAGGACCTGCATCCCGTCGAAGTCGGGGAGCATGATGTCGAGCACTGCGACGTCGGGGCCAAAGGTGCGCATCTTCTCGATGGCATCCTGACCGTTTGCCGCGGTCTCTACTTCCCAGCCCTCGTACCGAAGCGCCATGGCGACGAGCTGCGTGATCGACTCTTCGTCGTCAACGACGAGTGCCCGAATCTTGCCGCCGTCTGCCCGCGTGAGGTTCTGTGAATCCATGCTTTCTCTATTTCTACTCTCCGCTGGAGGGGTTGCGAACGCGGACGTCCGAGGTGGCCCCCCAACCCAGTACTGTGTTTTCGCGCACCGCCCACCGTGAAACTCTGCGAAAACCCTGTTGTGAGCATACTGCGGTTGTCTGACCACAGTCCCAGGAATCGCTGTGTTTTTGCCGCGTACTGCGGTCTGTTCGACATTGCAGTCCATGGGAGACTAGACAGGTGACCGACTTGACGCCCGAGTACCTTGCCCGCATGGTCACCGATGGGACCGACCGAATGGCGTGGTTGCATGCCAGGGCCCGCGGGATCACGGCGACGGACGTTGCAAAGCTCTCGACCCCGCGGTCCATCGAAAGCGCGGCCCACGAGAAGTTACACGGCAGCCGTTTCACGGGAAACGTGTACACGGAGCACGGAAAAACGCGCGAACCGGAGATCGCCTCATGGGTGCTCCGCGAGTACGGAATCGCTCCCAGCCAGGCGCTCTACCACGCCGCAGCGGACATGCGTCACCTCGCTACACCGGACGGACTCGTAATGCGTGAGACCGGCACCATTGAACTTGCAGAGATCAAGACCACCAACAAAGAGTGGCGCACGATCCCCAAAAACTACATGCGACAGGTGTGGTGGCAACAGTACGTGCTCGGCGCCGAGCGCACACTGATGGTGTGGGAACGACACGAGAATTTCGTTCCGGTCGGCGATCCCGAGTGTCGGTGGATCGACCGCGACGAGAATGAAATCGCGCGCCTCGTCTCTCTCGCAAGCACCCTCATCAACACCCTCATCGCCCGCACCAGCTAGGCCGCGGCCGCAGCCAGGGCTCAGCTGTGCGTCGCGCCCGGCATCCCGGGAGCGGTCGGCATTCCAGGCGTCCCCGGCCCAGGAAGCCGTTCCGCGCTCGCACGCTGCAGCCGACTCTCATACGCGAAGCTGCGTTCCATGAGTTCTTGCATCGCTTCCGTGGTCTCCGCAGCACCGGGTACATTCTCAAGCAGCAAGCGCTCGGCCCCGTGCAGAAGTTCGATACTTCCGGTACCCCAGAGTCGCTGGCCGAGACTCTTGCGCTGTCTCACTTCCCGCACCCGAGCGAGTGGAAGCTCTGAGCGGTGCCGCACGAATAGGCCACGGCGCACAATCACGCGGCGCGTTGTGACGGTCGTGCGTCCAGCGAGCCACCCCAGAATGGGGAGCACGCCGAACGCACACCCGAGCACGATCGCCGCGGCGCCCGCCGTGACGTTCATCCAGAGCTCGGGCAACCGTCCGACCCAGTACCCTGCCACGACAGCAACTCCAACGAGCCACAACACCGGCAGCACGATCCGGCGCCCGTGGCTGCGAAACCGCAGCACAACGACCTCGGGTTGCGAGTAGCTCGCGGGAGGCGGTCCGAGCACGGAGTCGACCTCT
This window harbors:
- a CDS encoding HAD-IC family P-type ATPase; this translates as MMLTGNRGLTTTEAERRFAAGQGNATPNGSSRSLWEILAANVFTLFNGIVFAGFGVLLALGRWQDALFGLPALFNTVIGVVQEFTAKRTLDRLAVLNAPTARVLRDGVSVEIPLERVVLGDFLVLRTGDQVTADARVVDTDHAGPSGLEVDESLLTGESDAIRKRADDEVLSGSSVVGGTGTAEVIRVGADSYAAQLTAEARKFSLVRSELRSSIDRLLKWVTWALAPMILIVANGQMQAQGGWGVAIASGAWREAVVGAVAAVIAMVPLGLVLVTSIAFAVSGVALAQRQVLIQELPAVEGLARVDALCLDKTGTLTTGEMMFDRVIGLRNVDGWEGVLGHMGSAPDANGTARCLAEPFGEAQAPVDPEIIPFDSARKWSGLIVAECPDDTVPAPGTWVLGAPEFVFHDSGDSDQRITDALAEAGHLAESGARTLILAHSTERPAASERAELPAALLPVALLTFREQVRDDAAQTLRYFAEQGVGVRVISGDDPRTVAAVARAVGLDCPEGRDARTLPEDLDELGEILEHERVFGRVTPRQKLAMVHALQRRGHVVAMTGDGVNDALAIKEADLGIAMDTAAQATKAVARLVLLDGRFDRMPGVVAEGRRVIANIERVSMLFLTKTTYAFAIAVVFGLLAWSFPFLPRQLSITDGLTIGIPAFFLALMPNTARYRSGFLKRSLAFAIPAGLIVTLALIAVHIAASQLGDVSEIELQSASTLTLAGIALWVLAVLARPIHPFRILIVLAMYAGLALVWIVPFLRDFFQVTWLSHDLGLFVLSIVAGGVVLVELLRAWHLRRISSRSEAVLQ
- a CDS encoding response regulator transcription factor, which encodes MDSQNLTRADGGKIRALVVDDEESITQLVAMALRYEGWEVETAANGQDAIEKMRTFGPDVAVLDIMLPDFDGMQVLSRIRAAGEMFPVLFLTALDSVEDRVNGLTAGGDDYVVKPFSLEELIARLRGLVRRSQLTLSQHPDPILRVGDLTLNEDSYEVERAGEPITVTNTEFELLRYLMRNPNRVLSKAQILDRVWAYDFSGKSTVVELYISYLRKKVDAGRPPMLHTVRGAGYMLKAAAPASA
- a CDS encoding YqaJ viral recombinase family protein: MVTDGTDRMAWLHARARGITATDVAKLSTPRSIESAAHEKLHGSRFTGNVYTEHGKTREPEIASWVLREYGIAPSQALYHAAADMRHLATPDGLVMRETGTIELAEIKTTNKEWRTIPKNYMRQVWWQQYVLGAERTLMVWERHENFVPVGDPECRWIDRDENEIARLVSLASTLINTLIARTS
- a CDS encoding PH domain-containing protein — encoded protein: MVSRSARSLTAEVDSVLGPPPASYSQPEVVVLRFRSHGRRIVLPVLWLVGVAVVAGYWVGRLPELWMNVTAGAAAIVLGCAFGVLPILGWLAGRTTVTTRRVIVRRGLFVRHRSELPLARVREVRQRKSLGQRLWGTGSIELLHGAERLLLENVPGAAETTEAMQELMERSFAYESRLQRASAERLPGPGTPGMPTAPGMPGATHS